The DNA window TTGAACGGCCCCGGCACGACGTTGCCGTCGCTCCCGATGAGCTGAAGGGTCACCTCGTAGGTCCCGTCCGCCAATCCCGTCACGAACGCCGGGGCCCACTCGGTCAGCGTCGTCGACGCGACCTCGCTCCCCTCCGCGTCCCGGATGGTGTAGCGGGCTTTGTAGCCGTCCGCGCCCAGCTCCACGTTGTGGAGATAGAAGTCGAGCATAATCCGGTCGGCGCCGTCGCCGCTGTACGTGCCCTTCGGACGGCTGTAGATGATGGCCGGCTCCCTCGGGCCCAGCATGAACGCGCCGGACGCCTCGCCGACGTAGAAGTTGACGAGATCGTACGCCTCTTGCCCCTTCACGCTCTCGTGGTAGGACCGGCTCGGGAACGCGACGAGGGTGTGCGCCCCCGGCTCCAGGTCGCCGAGGTCGAAGGGCGTTCCGGCCTCGTAGTTGGCCATGTAGGGCTGGTTGTCCACAATGATGTGGAAGTGCTGCCCGTTTCCGGAGTTGGCAATCTCGCTGGCCCGCTCCGTGTCGGTCTGGATGCCCGCCTCAAAATTCTCGGCCTCAATCGTGACGTCCACGCCCGCGCTGTCGACGACCGCACTGTCGGCCGGGGCCGTCGCGCGGGCCATCGCGCCGTCGATCGACGGCGAGCGGTCGCCCGCCTGAATCTGCACGCCGTTGCCGCCGCCCCCACCGCCGCAGCCGGCCAGGAGCAGAAGGGCGCCGCACACGAAGGCAAGGGGAGGAACGAGGGAGCGAGACTGGAGCATGGGACCTCGGGGGATTGGTGGAAGCAGCACAGGAGAGAGATGAATGCGTAGGTTTTTGGGATGCACGGTAAGAATAGGCAGTAGGGCCTCGTCTGTCAACGCGCCCCGGACGACGCCGGCGTCCGCCCTCCGAGAAGGCCCCCGTGGGACTCGTCAGGCGTGCAGGCCCCACCACGCAACAAAGACGACCAGCCCCCCCACGAGGGCGCTCGCCACGGCGTGGAGGCGGAGGCGGTCGAGCAGGTGATGCTGCGCGTCGAACTCATCCTCGCCCGTCTCCCCCTCCGTCAGCCCGGCGGCCTCCGACACCTCCCCCCCAATTTCACACCGCGGGAGGAAGTCGAGCGCGACGTGCAGGAAGACGCCCGTCGCGATTCCGAAGACGAGGGCGTGCACGACGTCGCTGCCGGGCGGGGACGCAAACCCGACCGGGACCGCCGCGACGGCCACGGCGGCCGCCGGCACCAGGAGCACCGAGACGGGCCGGCCGGCGCGGCACAGCCGCCGTGCCGCCGCGTAGCCCGCCGGCGCCTTGTGCGACACGATCGCGAGGCCGAGCGCAGGGCCCAGGGCCGGCATCGTCGCGTAGACGGCCCCGATGACAAGCCCGGCGGCGAGCGAGTGGGCGGTCAGCTCCAGCGTCGTGGCGTCGACCGGAAGGTGCAGATGGGCGAGCTGGTGCTGGGCCGCGTGCAGCAGGAACCCCACAAACACCCCGGCCGCAATCCCAAACCCGCCCACGACCGGGTCGTGCCCGACGGCACTCGGGATAAGAAAAGCCCCCGTGCTCGTAATCATGGCCCCGCTCGCCCCCCCGTACCCCCAGGCGAGCCGGCGGGCCTGCCGCTCGCCCCCCGCCCGGCCGGTGGCCTCGGACTGGACGCCCAACCAGGCGCCCCCCGCCATCGCGACGAACGCCGTGGCCCCGATGGCGAATAGTTTCCAGAGCGACGCCGCCCCCGCAAGCCCCAGCGCAACGACGAGCACCCCGGCCCCGCCCCATCCGACCGGCGACATGGAGCGCGCAGGCGACGGCAGAGAGAAAGAGGACATTGCGCACCGGAGCAAGGCGAAGACAGCGATGGGGCGGTCGCGACGACGCGGACGACCGACCTGCGAGGCCGTAGGGTGGGGCCAGAAAGGCCCGGGCCGGCGTCGGGGGCCCCTCACACCCCCGCAACACCCAAACGACAAAACCCTCGATTCCGGACGAGCGGAACCGAGGGCTGAGCGGTCCGGACGGGACTCGAACCCGCGACCTCTGCCGTGACAGGGCAGCATTCTAAACCAACTGAACTACCGGACCGTCGATTTCAAAATTGCACCTATGTCTAAAACTGAGACCCGATCGGGTTCCGGACGCGAGGAATGTTCACACAGGTTCAACCCACGCCTCACTCCTGAGCGCTCCGACACGAGGCGTCCGGGGCTCCTTGAATTTCTCTCGGGACTGCCCACAGCCCCGGAAACAATCGAAATTCAAAAAGTACCAGGGGCTGGTCCACTCACGCAAGGGTGGAGCCACGTGTCGTTCTTGAACGCGCCGATTCTCTCAGACCGTCGACAAACCCGACAATGCCGACCTACACGTACCGCCGCGAAGACGGAAGCACCTTCGAGGTTGATCAGCCCATCACCGAAGATCCTCTCGACACGTGCCCGGAAACGGGGCAGGACGTGGAACGGATTATCACCGACAACCCCGGCGTCATCTTTAAGGGCGAAGGCTTCCACGTCAACGACTACGACGACCACGGCCCCAAGGAGGAGGCCCCGGACGCCGATGACGAAGACGCCGGGGCGGAGGGGTCGTAGGCACCGGTGGCGCCGTGTCCCCGTTTCCTTCCCGAAACGCGGGGGACTCACCGCTGCTCGAGCGTCTCGATCGAAAACCACTCTGCGTCCGGCTCCACCATGAGGGCCGGCTCCGGGCCCGCATCGTCCCACCCCTGGTCCTCTACCGTCATGAGGGGGGTCAGCGTCATGTCCCGATCCACCACGATCTGGCAGGCGAGGCGCATCTCTCCGAGCCGGCCGATGTCGGTAAGCTTGTCGTACTCGGCCTCGGTCATGACGGGAGGCTCCCCTGCTGCGAATTCCACGCGGCACGTGGTGCACTGGGACTGCCCCCCGCAGCGGTGCCCCACCGCCGCCCCGCAGTCCTCAATGGCCCGGACCAGCCGCGTGCCTTCTTCCACTTCACAGGGACCGAGGCCTTCGATCGTAAGCTCGTGCATGGGGGGCATCGTGATCTGCGAGGGGATGGACGGGGGCGGCCGGGAATTCGTCTAGCCCCAAGAGACAAATCCGAAGCGAGCACGTCAAGTGGAGGCCGGCGGGCCTCCCCCGTGGTGAGAGCGTCCGTCCACACCGGCCGGACTGAACGGCCCACTGGCCCCTGGACGCTGGAGGGCTGGCCTCCCCCGGTCGGGAAACGTTCTGGGATAAACCCGTAACGTGTGGCGCCTTCGGGCAACGAGGGCCGGCCCCACCATTCACATTGTGGATGGTTCCCCACCGCTTTCCCCCGCCTTTGGCCCATGTCGCACCCCGTCGTACTGGTCAACGAAGACGACCAATCACTCGGCACCGCCGATAAACTTCGGGCACACGCTGAGGGGTGGCTGCACCGTGCCTTTTCGGTGTTTGTCTTCGACCCCACCGGTCGGCTCCTCCTCCAACGGCGAACCGACGACAAGTACCACTCCGGCGGCCTCTGGTCGAACACCTGTTGCAGTCACCCCCGGCCGGAGGAGCCCGCAATCGACGGGGCCCATCGCCGGCTGCCCGAAGAGCTCGGCTTTACGGCCGCCCTCACGCCGGCCTTCCAGGACCGTTACGAGCTCCCCGTCGGGGACGCCCTCGTGGAGCACGAGCACAACCACGTGTTCATCGGCACGGCCGATACCCCCCGCATTCGTCCCAGTGCCGACGAAGTGGACGACTGGGCGTGGGTCGCCCCGTCCGCCCTGCGCGACGACGTGGCGGCCCGTCCACACCGGTATACGGCGTGGTTTCGGCACCTTCTTCCCGCTGCCCTCGCCGCTGCCCCGTCCGGCGACCCGTCGGCGTCCGCCCCCATGGCGTAGCCCGGGCCGGCGGGCGGAGCGGCCCGGAACTCTTGGCGACGAAACCCCTCCGATACGCCCTCAGCGTTTTCTTCTCTTCACCGCCCCCCTCTCGTGCCCGACGGTCGCCCCCCGTATCGACAGTACGCCGGCCTCGCCTTCGTCATCCTGACCTACGTCGGGGGCATCATCGGGTGGTCGTGCGCCGTACAGCAGGTCGAATCCACGCCCCCTCCCAACGGCTCTGCTCAAGTTCAGGCCGTCTCCGTTGGGGCCGCTCCCTCGGCCGCCGTCTCCGTCCCGACCGTCTTCGATAATGGGCCGTCTCCGAGACGCCCCATCCCGGGCTGGCGGGCGCGGGACGGCCTCCGTCTTCTGTCGCCCCTCGTGTCCTCCCACCAGACCCTGACGATCACCAATGACCGGGCGGATGTGGATGCTCGCAGTGCTTCTGTGCGTCGGTAGCAGCGCCCCCCTTGCCGCAGCCCCCACGGGCGCCGCCCCTCCCGGGTCGGATTCGACCCGGCACGCCGCCCTGGACCGCCTGCTGGAGCGATTCGTGGACTCGCAGGGCGACGTGGACTACGCGGCCCTGCAGGCGCAGGCCGACACTGTACTCGCCCCCTATCTCCAGACGCTCGCGGAGGCTCGTCCCTCTGCCCTGGATCGGGAGGCCCGCCTTGCCTTCTGGATCAACGCGTACAACGCCTACACGCTGAAGCTGATCGTCGACCACTATCCGGTGGCGAGCATCCGGGACATCGACGGCCCGCCCGACGGCGGCACCCCGTTTGAACGCCCCGTCGGCCCCGTCGCCGACACCGTCCGGACCCTCGACGAGATCGAGCACGAAATCATCCGCGTCCGGTTCGACGAGCCGCGCATCCACTTCGCGCTCGTCTGTGCCGCCAAGAGCTGCCCGCGCCTCCGCCGGGAGGCCTACACGGGCCCTCAACTCGACGCACAACTCGACGCACAGGCCCGCCGGTTTCTGCACGCGTCGTCCAAAAACCGCATTCCCGGCGGCAACGGCACCATTGCTCTGTCTCGCATCCTCAAGTGGTACGGGGCGGATTTTGGGCCCACCCCCACCGCCGTCCAGCGGGCCCTGGCCCCCTACTTCGACGGGGCGGTGCGCGACTCCCTGGCGGAGGGCGCGTATGACGTCCGCTACCGGCCCTACGACTGGACCCTGAACGCCCCCTCCCTCGATCGGGGCGACGGGGACCCCGACATCGCCGCCGACTCGTGATCCGCGGGTCGGGACCGAACATTTTCCCGCCCCCCGGGTTTTCACGTCCACGCACCCATCGGGGCATTGCCGCCCCCGTCCACGCATTTCGTTCTGACCCTGTCCAACACGTATGGCCTACGAGAGGTACGAGCCGGTCATCGGCCTGGAGGTCCACGTCCAGCTCCAGACCAAC is part of the Salinibacter ruber DSM 13855 genome and encodes:
- a CDS encoding zinc transporter, whose amino-acid sequence is MSPVGWGGAGVLVVALGLAGAASLWKLFAIGATAFVAMAGGAWLGVQSEATGRAGGERQARRLAWGYGGASGAMITSTGAFLIPSAVGHDPVVGGFGIAAGVFVGFLLHAAQHQLAHLHLPVDATTLELTAHSLAAGLVIGAVYATMPALGPALGLAIVSHKAPAGYAAARRLCRAGRPVSVLLVPAAAVAVAAVPVGFASPPGSDVVHALVFGIATGVFLHVALDFLPRCEIGGEVSEAAGLTEGETGEDEFDAQHHLLDRLRLHAVASALVGGLVVFVAWWGLHA
- a CDS encoding FmdB family zinc ribbon protein, with protein sequence MPTYTYRREDGSTFEVDQPITEDPLDTCPETGQDVERIITDNPGVIFKGEGFHVNDYDDHGPKEEAPDADDEDAGAEGS
- a CDS encoding 2Fe-2S iron-sulfur cluster-binding protein, with the protein product MHELTIEGLGPCEVEEGTRLVRAIEDCGAAVGHRCGGQSQCTTCRVEFAAGEPPVMTEAEYDKLTDIGRLGEMRLACQIVVDRDMTLTPLMTVEDQGWDDAGPEPALMVEPDAEWFSIETLEQR
- the idi gene encoding isopentenyl-diphosphate Delta-isomerase translates to MSHPVVLVNEDDQSLGTADKLRAHAEGWLHRAFSVFVFDPTGRLLLQRRTDDKYHSGGLWSNTCCSHPRPEEPAIDGAHRRLPEELGFTAALTPAFQDRYELPVGDALVEHEHNHVFIGTADTPRIRPSADEVDDWAWVAPSALRDDVAARPHRYTAWFRHLLPAALAAAPSGDPSASAPMA
- a CDS encoding DUF547 domain-containing protein; this encodes MLAVLLCVGSSAPLAAAPTGAAPPGSDSTRHAALDRLLERFVDSQGDVDYAALQAQADTVLAPYLQTLAEARPSALDREARLAFWINAYNAYTLKLIVDHYPVASIRDIDGPPDGGTPFERPVGPVADTVRTLDEIEHEIIRVRFDEPRIHFALVCAAKSCPRLRREAYTGPQLDAQLDAQARRFLHASSKNRIPGGNGTIALSRILKWYGADFGPTPTAVQRALAPYFDGAVRDSLAEGAYDVRYRPYDWTLNAPSLDRGDGDPDIAADS